A window of Candidatus Saccharimonadales bacterium contains these coding sequences:
- a CDS encoding YciI family protein, which translates to MKKFIILYNGPATPMEDIPPEKREDIMDAWKVWMDRIEDGLVDAGQPMVDGRAVVDDGSQGTALQLNGYSIIQADDMNGAIDLVKDHPFLADKTGKFSVQVYELAPMPMQ; encoded by the coding sequence ATGAAAAAGTTTATCATTCTTTACAATGGTCCAGCTACACCGATGGAAGACATCCCACCAGAGAAAAGAGAAGATATTATGGATGCTTGGAAAGTCTGGATGGACCGAATAGAGGACGGGCTTGTCGATGCTGGTCAGCCAATGGTTGACGGACGTGCGGTCGTAGATGACGGCTCACAGGGCACTGCTCTGCAGCTCAATGGCTATAGCATCATCCAAGCAGACGACATGAACGGAGCCATAGATCTCGTTAAAGATCACCCGTTCTTAGCAGATAAGACCGGTAAGTTTTCGGTGCAAGTCTACGAACTCGCGCCAATGCCAATGCAATAA
- a CDS encoding glycosyltransferase family 2 protein produces MARRDEDKPSVARTRTTVLENAHKVSVPKRGVTKRRAASTSSRAKTKITSSRQVQLTSSRTLPKRKLLPRSLMAKTKPARIHKHKLALLIACHNEEMVLETTIKSAVASGQKIEDIFVVDDNSSDKTREIAVRVLGVLNVLTVPRSGKAGAVYQAIKVFGFEERYQWVHISDGDSIFGEDYFRNYRRGLTGKEYVVAVGFIQSLRGNWIANYRSLSYTYSQHVMRRFQSWFNMISVLPGPITSFRTDIIQYLDFRTGVIAEDFDVTLQIYRMGLGKVRYIPDAICYTQDPQNLRDFCKQTFRWQRGFWQGVTRHRIGTKLQSIDISIGYQVFQMVLWLFEFGFLVPYTMFETGKWIILPILMVLDFTVVSILTIFSAIVAKRYWVLAALPYYYFLRYVELGIFLWAFVEIVILRRYHSTLQKGWVTEGRRYAIDKAALREAHG; encoded by the coding sequence ATGGCACGTAGAGACGAAGACAAGCCATCTGTCGCCCGGACGAGGACGACCGTTCTAGAGAACGCTCATAAAGTGAGCGTACCTAAACGTGGTGTAACAAAGCGCCGCGCAGCTAGTACGTCCTCAAGAGCAAAGACAAAGATAACCTCTTCTCGACAGGTGCAACTAACCAGTAGCCGCACGCTGCCAAAGAGAAAACTGTTGCCAAGAAGCCTGATGGCCAAGACCAAGCCTGCTCGTATCCATAAGCACAAGCTAGCTCTTCTGATTGCTTGTCACAACGAGGAGATGGTACTCGAGACGACCATCAAATCGGCCGTCGCATCGGGTCAAAAGATCGAAGATATCTTTGTTGTTGACGACAACTCAAGTGACAAGACCCGCGAGATAGCCGTCAGGGTGCTCGGCGTGCTGAACGTTTTGACTGTCCCCCGAAGCGGTAAGGCAGGCGCGGTCTACCAGGCTATTAAGGTCTTCGGCTTCGAGGAGCGGTACCAGTGGGTGCACATCTCTGATGGTGACAGTATTTTCGGAGAAGACTACTTCCGGAACTATCGCCGTGGACTGACTGGCAAAGAGTATGTTGTGGCTGTTGGTTTCATCCAGAGCCTCAGGGGTAACTGGATCGCAAATTATCGGTCTCTCTCATATACTTACTCCCAGCACGTAATGCGTCGTTTTCAGTCATGGTTCAATATGATCTCAGTCCTACCCGGTCCGATTACGTCGTTCCGTACCGATATCATCCAATACCTTGACTTCAGGACGGGAGTTATCGCCGAAGACTTTGATGTAACACTCCAGATTTATCGTATGGGACTCGGTAAAGTTCGCTATATTCCCGATGCCATCTGCTATACACAGGATCCTCAAAACTTGCGCGACTTCTGTAAGCAGACATTTAGGTGGCAGCGAGGCTTCTGGCAGGGTGTTACTCGCCATCGAATCGGCACTAAACTGCAATCGATCGATATCAGTATCGGTTATCAGGTCTTCCAGATGGTTCTATGGCTCTTTGAATTCGGCTTTCTCGTCCCCTACACCATGTTTGAGACTGGGAAGTGGATTATTCTACCTATTCTAATGGTCTTGGACTTTACGGTTGTCTCGATCTTAACTATCTTCTCGGCCATTGTTGCAAAGCGTTACTGGGTACTTGCCGCGCTTCCCTACTACTACTTCTTACGATATGTCGAACTCGGTATCTTTCTGTGGGCATTTGTTGAGATCGTCATCCTGAGGCGATACCACAGTACTCTGCAGAAGGGTTGGGTTACTGAAGGCCGTCGCTATGCTATCGATAAGGCAGCCCTAAGGGAGGCACACGGATGA
- a CDS encoding sortase → MTIRPQIKLTKLQILTVVGMLIFVSGLIGTAPTLISNFEADQAATVNAASSKQVRATVPQPTASHPAQSIISGYPTSISFPSLGINQSIIPGYYDARTNSWTLSDTNAQYATISVEPNNTSGQTFIYGHALRTMFGPLLAGLHIGDTAQVKTQNGYTFTYKLTDSYAVQPSQTSVLSYTGAPRLLVQTCSGLFWQNRQMFSFEYIGYTKTN, encoded by the coding sequence ATGACGATTAGACCACAGATAAAGTTAACCAAACTACAGATACTGACCGTTGTCGGTATGCTTATCTTTGTCTCAGGCCTCATCGGCACGGCCCCAACTCTGATCTCAAACTTCGAGGCCGATCAGGCAGCGACTGTGAACGCCGCTAGCTCCAAGCAAGTCAGAGCAACGGTGCCCCAACCAACAGCCAGTCATCCAGCACAGTCAATCATCAGTGGCTATCCGACTTCTATATCTTTCCCAAGTCTCGGTATTAACCAAAGCATCATCCCTGGATATTACGATGCTCGTACCAACAGCTGGACGCTGAGCGATACGAACGCCCAGTACGCAACCATCAGTGTCGAGCCAAACAATACCAGTGGACAGACATTCATCTATGGGCATGCTCTACGAACGATGTTCGGACCCCTGCTAGCCGGTCTCCACATAGGTGACACTGCCCAAGTGAAGACGCAGAACGGTTACACCTTTACGTATAAGCTAACCGACAGCTATGCCGTCCAGCCGTCACAGACATCGGTCTTAAGCTATACAGGGGCACCACGGCTCCTCGTGCAGACCTGTTCAGGTCTCTTCTGGCAGAATCGCCAGATGTTTAGCTTTGAATATATTGGCTACACTAAGACAAACTAG